One window of Candidatus Nitrospira nitrificans genomic DNA carries:
- the priA gene encoding replication restart helicase PriA, whose amino-acid sequence MDEPDRRTLWDGILPTDTLPKISSSWKTHIAHCLHSNHTRTLVLHAPWEHRLSRLADAIHQAHAMKRSTLVLTGEIARASWLKQQLSKLTGIQITLAHPSSQSDRWPQGQGLTPLVVVGTRSAIFSPLQSMGLIWVEGEEDPALKEPQEPRYHAREVAGLRAKSERALVVLASAHPSLESRFNTEAELHHVPQEVALQPTIELVDLRNESARTLLSHTLIRAMHDALQGHVKILLFLNRKGYAGTLACRDCGWVPRCDSCIVPLTYYREAGRLTCRYCGKADRLPDLCPSCRTPRMSPVGGGTERVEAEVRRVFPQANVARLDGDTLRRSASAHALWEGVKSGAWDILIGTQALFGGEPLPRYGLVGILQADSGLHVSDFRAAERTYHLLVDAADLASPASTGGRVIIQTRLPTHYTVQALLSGHPHQFYDEEFAARRLLHYPPVCRLADLSVTGKDSRIVEEAAKRWGAELEQNADGQEPLMVLGPVPAIRRLPKGRQQYRLLVKGTDRTTLSRRIHDSVQNMERKYRKGQIKFLIDIDPVENG is encoded by the coding sequence ATGGACGAGCCTGATCGTCGAACACTATGGGATGGCATTCTGCCCACTGACACGCTTCCGAAGATCAGCTCCTCTTGGAAAACGCATATCGCTCACTGTCTTCACAGTAATCACACGAGGACGCTCGTGCTCCACGCCCCATGGGAGCACCGGCTCAGCCGGCTTGCCGACGCTATTCACCAAGCCCACGCAATGAAGCGATCCACTCTAGTTCTGACCGGCGAGATTGCGAGAGCGTCCTGGTTGAAACAACAACTCTCAAAGCTCACGGGCATCCAGATTACCCTCGCGCACCCATCTTCACAATCCGATCGATGGCCACAGGGCCAGGGACTGACTCCCTTGGTAGTCGTAGGAACCCGTTCGGCCATATTTTCGCCTCTTCAATCGATGGGGCTCATCTGGGTGGAGGGAGAAGAGGACCCTGCTCTGAAAGAGCCCCAGGAGCCTCGCTATCATGCCAGAGAGGTGGCTGGTTTGAGGGCGAAGAGCGAGCGAGCGCTCGTTGTGCTGGCATCGGCTCATCCATCTCTTGAATCGAGGTTCAATACCGAAGCCGAGCTCCATCATGTGCCACAAGAAGTGGCCCTTCAACCAACGATTGAGCTCGTTGACCTCCGCAACGAGTCAGCAAGAACCCTCCTTAGCCACACTCTTATTCGGGCAATGCACGACGCCCTACAGGGTCACGTCAAGATTCTGCTCTTTCTCAATAGGAAAGGGTACGCTGGGACCTTGGCCTGTCGAGACTGTGGCTGGGTCCCTCGTTGCGATTCCTGTATCGTGCCGCTGACCTATTATCGTGAAGCCGGCAGGCTGACTTGCCGCTACTGTGGGAAGGCGGATCGGCTGCCGGATCTCTGTCCTTCATGCCGCACTCCTCGTATGAGTCCTGTCGGTGGTGGAACCGAGCGTGTTGAAGCCGAAGTCCGTCGTGTATTCCCGCAGGCCAACGTTGCTCGGCTCGATGGCGACACGCTCCGGCGCTCGGCATCTGCTCACGCTCTGTGGGAAGGCGTCAAGTCGGGCGCGTGGGATATTCTCATCGGGACCCAAGCGTTGTTTGGCGGGGAGCCACTGCCCCGCTACGGCTTGGTGGGAATCCTCCAGGCAGATTCCGGGTTGCACGTCTCGGACTTTCGCGCAGCCGAGCGCACCTATCATCTCCTGGTTGATGCCGCCGACCTGGCCTCTCCGGCGTCCACCGGAGGCCGAGTCATCATCCAGACACGTCTCCCGACGCATTACACCGTGCAGGCCCTGCTATCAGGCCATCCCCATCAATTCTACGATGAAGAATTCGCCGCGCGGCGGCTTCTTCATTATCCGCCCGTCTGCCGCTTGGCTGATCTCTCGGTAACCGGAAAAGACTCTAGAATTGTCGAGGAGGCCGCCAAACGATGGGGTGCGGAGCTTGAACAAAACGCCGATGGCCAGGAGCCTCTGATGGTGTTAGGACCAGTGCCGGCGATACGCAGGCTTCCCAAAGGCCGTCAGCAGTATCGCCTCTTGGTAAAAGGAACGGATCGCACCACTCTCAGCCGACGGATCCATGATTCCGTCCAGAACATGGAGCGAAAGTATCGCAAAGGACAGATCAAATTTCTGATCGACATCGACCCGGTCGAGAATGGATAA
- a CDS encoding response regulator, which yields MPSVLVVDDQGQVRQLIRETLEQAGYEVEEASNGKEGVERYRAKSPDLVIMDLLMPDQDGLEAIMTLRREFPDTRVIAMTGASDTIGVLDLLDVAKMFGARRTLHKPFELNVLLDAVAAELTV from the coding sequence ATGCCGTCGGTCCTCGTGGTTGATGATCAGGGCCAAGTTCGTCAGCTCATCCGAGAAACCTTGGAGCAGGCCGGCTACGAGGTCGAAGAGGCCTCGAATGGAAAAGAAGGAGTGGAACGGTATCGGGCTAAATCGCCGGATCTCGTCATCATGGATCTTCTCATGCCGGATCAGGATGGACTCGAGGCCATCATGACGCTTCGCCGGGAGTTTCCCGATACGCGTGTGATTGCGATGACAGGGGCAAGTGATACGATCGGCGTCCTCGATTTATTGGACGTTGCAAAGATGTTTGGGGCCAGGCGGACGCTTCACAAGCCATTCGAGCTGAATGTCCTCCTCGATGCGGTTGCTGCCGAACTGACTGTCTAG